One segment of Takifugu rubripes unplaced genomic scaffold, fTakRub1.2, whole genome shotgun sequence DNA contains the following:
- the LOC101061148 gene encoding thyrotropin-releasing hormone receptor-like isoform X2, which translates to MSFNESSRNETPANVSLSPSSSVSQSLEYKTVSVFLVLLVCGVGIVGNVMVVLVVLTTRHMRTPTNCYLVSLAVADLTVLVAAGLPNVSDSLTGTWIFGHAGCLGITYLQYLGINVSSCSITAFTVERYIAICHPIRAQAVCTVSRAKRILAGLWSCTCLYCMLWLFLVDIQVSQAGLLQCGYRVKRELYLPIYLFDFTIFYVLPLLLAIVLYALIARILYLSPLPSHPDTSTSTMGRSRRDAREGGRAGRGPSSRRQVTKMLAVVVVLFALLWMPYRTLVLINSFLPAPYLDAWVLLFCRTCIYANSAINPLIYNLMSQKFRSAFRQLYRCRRTEGLLRTLSVVQPAVSAAPEATAKPRGQIQGTGADLSPGEDGRTHREVGQREDRPSQKTPVASSPTV; encoded by the exons ATGTCCTTCAACGAGAGCTCCAGAAACGAGACTCCGGCCAACGTCTCTCTGAGTCCCAGCAGCTCCGTGTCCCAGTCTCTGGAGTACAAGACGGtgtcagtgttcctggtcctgctggtctgtGGTGTGGGCATAGTGGGCAACGTCATGGTGGTCCTCGTTGTCCTCACCACCCGCCACATGAGGACACCCACAAACTGTTACTTGGTCAGTCTGGCCGTAGCGGACCTGACGGTGCTGGTGGCGGCGGGGCTACCAAACGTGTCGGACAGCCTGACGGGAACATGGATCTTTGGACACGCTGGATGTCTGGGGATCACCTACCTGCAGTACCTGGGCATCaacgtctcctcctgctccatcacggCCTTCACAGTGGAGAG GTACATCGCCATCTGCCACCCCATCAGGGCTCAGGCCGTGTGCACGGTGTCGCGGGCCAAGCGAATCCTTGCTGGGCTCTGGAGCTGCACCTGCCTCTACTGCATGCTGTGGTTGTTCCTGGTGGACATCCAG GTGAGCCAGGCTGGACTCCTGCAGTGTGGCTACAGGGTGAAGCGGGAGCTCTACCTGCCCATCTACCTCTTTGACTTCACCATCTTCTACGTCCTCCCGCTGCTGCTCGCCATCGTGCTCTACGCTCTGATCGCCAGGATCCTCTACCTCAG CCCCCTGCCCAGCCACCCCGACACCAGCACCTCCACGATGGGGCGGAGCCGCCGGGACgccagagagggggggagggcgGGTCGTGGACCgtcctccaggagacag GTGACGAAGATgctggcggtggtggtggtcctCTTCGCCCTGCTGTGGATGCCCTACCGCACGCTGGTGCTGATCAACTCCTTCCTGCCGGCGCCCTACCTGGACGCCTGGGTGCTGCTCTTCTGCCGCACCTGCATCTACGCCAACAGCGCCATCAACCCGCTCATCTACAACCTCATGTCTCAGAAGTTCCGCTCGGCCTTTCGGCAGCTCTACCGCTGCAGGCGCACGGAGGGGCTGCTGAGGACGCTGTCGGTGGTCCAGCCCGCCGTCAGTGCTGCTCCCGAGGCAACAGCGAAGCCGAGGGGGCAGATTCAGGGCACCGGGGCAGATCTGAGTCCAGGGGAGGACGGTAGAACCCATCGGGAGGTGGGACAACGTGAGGACCGTCCGTCTCAGAAGACCCCCGTAGCTTCTTCGCCCACAGTTTAG
- the LOC115248362 gene encoding LOW QUALITY PROTEIN: thyrotropin-releasing hormone receptor-like (The sequence of the model RefSeq protein was modified relative to this genomic sequence to represent the inferred CDS: inserted 1 base in 1 codon; deleted 1 base in 1 codon): protein MSFNESSRNETPANVSLSPSSSVSESLEYKTVSVFLVLLVCGVGIVGNVMVVLVVLTTRHMRTPTNCYLVSLAVADLTVLVAAGLPNVSDSLTGTWIFGHAGCXGITYLQYLGINVSSCSITAFTVERYIAICHPIRAQAVCTVSRAKRILAGLWSCTCLYCMLWLFLVDIQVSQAGLLQCGYRVKRELYLPIYLFDFTIFYVLPLLLAIVLYALIARILYLRSGDRCGQV, encoded by the exons ATGTCCTTCAACGAGAGCTCCAGAAACGAGACTCCGGCCAACGTCTCTCTGAGTCCCAGCAGCTCCGTGTCCGAGTCTCTGGAGTACAAGACGGtgtcagtgttcctggtcctgctggtctgtGGTGTGGGCATAGTGGGCAACGTCATGGTGGTCCTCGTTGTCCTCACCACCCGCCACATGAGGACACCCACAAACTGTTACTTGGTCAGTCTGGCCGTAGCGGACCTGACGGTGCTGGTGGCGGCGGGGCTACCAAACGTGTCG GACAGCCTGACGGGAACATGGATCTTTGGACACGCTGGAT CTGGGATCACCTACCTGCAGTACCTGGGCATCaacgtctcctcctgctccatcacggCCTTCACAGTGGAGAG GTACATCGCCATCTGCCACCCCATCAGGGCTCAGGCCGTGTGCACGGTGTCGCGGGCCAAGCGAATCCTTGCTGGGCTCTGGAGCTGCACCTGCCTCTACTGCATGCTGTGGTTGTTCCTGGTGGACATCCAG GTGAGCCAGGCTGGACTCCTGCAGTGTGGCTACAGGGTGAAGCGGGAGCTCTACCTGCCCATCTACCTCTTTGACTTCACCATCTTCTACGTCCTCCCGCTGCTGCTCGCCATCGTGCTCTACGCTCTGATCGCCAGGATCCTCTACCTCAGGTCAGGAGACAGGTGTgggcaggtgtga
- the LOC115248360 gene encoding cryptochrome-2-like: protein MVVNSVHWFRKGLRLHDNPALQEALNGADSLRCIYILDPWFAGAANVGINRWRFLLEALEDLDCSLRKLSSRLLVVRGQPTDVFPRLLKDWKVTRLTFEFDPEPYGKERDGAIIKLAQQFGVETIVRNSHTLYNLDRIIEVNNNSPPLTFKRFQTIVSRLELPRRPLPTVTQHQIHKCGAKMADSQEQLYSIPSLEELGFRTEGLPPAVWRGGESEALERLHKHLDKKVWVANLEHSRVSTCSLYASPAGLSPYLRFGCLSCRVLYYNLRELYVKLRKGCSPPPSLFGQLLWREFFYTAATNNPNFDRMEGNPICVQIPWDQNPEALAKWAEGHTGFPWIDAIMTQLRQEGWIHHQARRAVACFLTRGDLWISWECGMKVFEELLLDADWSVNAGSWMWLSCSAFFQQFFKCYCPVGFGRRTDPSGDYIRRYIPILKDYPNRYIYEPWNAPEAVQKAANCVVGVDYPRPMINHAEGSRLNIERMKQVYQQLSHYRGLSLLASVPTIQEEAEPPMTDEFQNSSGPDSPPRPAHGAALPDSSTVCVSSSCVPHSVLGDTTPTRSSLTQSLSARSKPASLSSGPSTVPVSSATQTSSLGHRRKGLGRKVRRHHRARGRPGATRDGDRKSGREERMEEDAEQEEDRMEAEAAANK, encoded by the exons ATGGTGGTGAATTCGGTGCACTGGTTCCGCAAAGGGTTGCGGCTGCACGATAATCCGGCCCTACAGGAGGCCCTGAACGGAGCCGACTCCCTGCGCTGCATCTACATCCTGGACCCCTGGTTCGCTGGAGCCGCGAATGTGGGGATCAACCGATGGAG GTTCCtgctggaggccctggaggaCCTGGACTGCAGCCTGAGGAAGCTGAGCTCCAGGCTGCTGGTGGTCCGAGGACAGCCCACCGACGTGTTTCCGAGGCTGCTGAAG GACTGGAAGGTGACCAGACTGACCTTCGAGTTCGACCCCGAGCCGTACGGGAAGGAGCGGGACGGCGCCATCATCAAACTGGCTCAGCAGTTCGGGGTGGAGACCATCGTTCGGAACTCTCACACACTTTACAACCTGGACAG GATCATCGAGGTGAACAACAACAGTCCTCCTCTGACCTTCAAGCGCTTCCAGACCATCGTGAGCCGGCTGGAGCTGCCCCGGAGGCCCCTGCCCACCGTCACCCAGCACCAGATCCACAAGTGTGGCGCCAAGATGGCCGACAGCCAGGAGCAGCTGTACAGCATCCCCTCGCTGGAGGAGCTAG GGTTCCGGACTGAAGGTCTCCCTCCAGCGGTGTGGCGAGGAGGAGAGTCCGAAGCCTTGGAGAGGctccacaaacatctggatAAGAAG GTGTGGGTGGCCAACCTGGAGCACAGCCGGGTCAGCACCTGCTCCCTGTACGCCAGTCCGGCGGGCCTGAGCCCGTACCTGCGCTTCGGCTGCCTGTCCTGCCGGGTCCTGTACTACAACCTGAGGGAGCTCTACGTGAAG CTGCGTAAAGGCTGCAGCCCGCCGCCGTCGCTCTTCGGGCAGCTGCTGTGGAGGGAGTTCTTCTACACGGCCGCCACCAACAACCCCAACTTCGACCGCATGGAGGGGAACCccatctgtgtgcag ATCCCCTGGGACCAGAACCCGGAGGCTTTGGCCAAGTGGGCCGAGGGCCACACGGGCTTCCCCTGGATCGACGCCATCATGACCCAGCTGAGACAGGAGGGCTGGATCCACCACCAGGCCCGCCGGGCCGTGGCCTGTTTCCTGACCCGGGGAGACCTGTGGATCAGCTGGGAGTGCGGCATGAAG GTGTTcgaggagctcctgctggacgCCGACTGGAGCGTGAACGCCGGCAGCTGGATGTGGCTCTCCTGCAGCGCCTTCTTCCAGCAGTTCTTCAAGTGCTACTGTCCCGTTGGGTTCGGGAGGAGAACCGACCCGTCGGGAGACTACATCAG GCGCTACATCCCCATCCTGAAGGATTACCCAAACCGGTACATCTACGAGCCCTGGAACGCCCCGGAGGCGGTCCAGAAGGCGGCCAACTGCGTGGTGGGCGTGGACTACCCCCGACCCATGATCAACCACGCCGAGGGCAGCAGACTCAACATCGAGAGGATGAAGCAGGTCTACCAGCAGCTGTCCCACTACAGGGGCCTCA GCCTGCTCGCATCGGTACCGACGatccaggaggaggcggagccaccgATGACGGACGAGTTCCAGAACAGCAGCGGTCCTG actCTCCTCCCAGACCCGCGCACGGCGCCGCGCTCCCCGATTCCTCCACCGTCTGCGTGTCCTCTTCCTGCGTCCCTCATTCGGTCCTGGGGGACACGACCCCGACCCGGTCCTCGTTGACCCAGAGTCTGTCGGCCAGATCAAAGCCGGCGTCTCTGTCCTCAGGTCCGTCCACCGTCCCGGTCTCCTCCGCCACCCAGACCTCGTCTCTGGGACACCGGAGGAAAGGCCTCGGCCGCAAGGTCCGCCGCCACCACCGAGCCCGGGGCCGGCCCGGCGCCACCAGGgacggagacaggaagtcagggagggaggagaggatggaggaagacGCCGAGCAGGAAGAAGATCGGATGGAGGCCGAGGCGGCGGCCAACAAGTAG
- the LOC101061376 gene encoding LOW QUALITY PROTEIN: cryptochrome-2-like (The sequence of the model RefSeq protein was modified relative to this genomic sequence to represent the inferred CDS: inserted 1 base in 1 codon), which yields MVVNSVHWFRKGLRLHDNPALQEALNGADSLRCIYILDPWFAGAANVGINRWRFLLEALEDLDCSLRKLSSRLLVVRGQPTDVFPRLLKDWKVTRLTFEFDPEPYGKERDGAIIKLAQQFGVETIVRNSHTLYNLDRIIEVNNNSPPLTFKRFQTIVSRLELPRRPLPTVTQHQIHKCGAKMADXQEQLYSIPSLEELGFRTEGLPPAVWRGGESEALERLHKHLDKKVWVANLEHSRVSTCSLYASPAGLSPYLRFGCLSCRVLYYNLRELYVKLRKGCSPPPSLFGQLLWREFFYTAATNNPNFDRMEGNPICVQIPWDQNPEALAKWAEGHTGFPWIDAIMTQLRQEGWIHHQARRAVACFLTRGDLWISWECGMKVFEELLLDADWSVNAGSWMWLSCSAFFQQFFKCYCPVGFGRRTDPSGDYIRPLHPHPEDYPNRYIYEPWNAPEAVQKAANCVVGVDYPRPMINHAEGSRLNIERMKQVYQQLSHYRGLSLLASVPTIQEEAEPPMTDEFQNSSGPDSPPRPAHGAALPDSSTVCVSSSCVPHSVLGDTTPTRSSLTQSLSARSKAGVSVLRSVHRPGLLRHPDLVSGTPEERPRPQGPPPPPSPGPARRHQGRRQEVREGGEDGGRRRAGRRSDGGRGGGQQVEDTGGTFRYAREDRGRRVRTGLLDQDKDPCAGVSS from the exons ATGGTGGTGAATTCGGTGCACTGGTTCCGCAAAGGGTTGCGGCTGCACGATAATCCGGCCCTACAGGAGGCCCTGAACGGAGCCGACTCCCTGCGCTGCATCTACATCCTGGACCCCTGGTTCGCTGGAGCCGCGAATGTGGGGATCAACCGATGGAG GTTCCtgctggaggccctggaggaCCTGGACTGCAGCCTGAGGAAGCTGAGCTCCAGGCTGCTGGTGGTCCGAGGACAGCCCACCGACGTGTTTCCGAGGCTGCTGAAG GACTGGAAGGTGACCAGACTGACCTTCGAGTTCGACCCCGAGCCGTACGGGAAGGAGCGGGACGGCGCCATCATCAAGCTGGCTCAGCAGTTCGGGGTGGAGACCATCGTTCGGAACTCTCACACACTTTACAACCTGGACAG GATCATCGAGGTGAACAACAACAGTCCTCCTCTGACCTTCAAGCGCTTCCAGACCATCGTGAGCCGGCTGGAGCTGCCCCGGAGGCCCCTGCCCACCGTCACCCAGCACCAGATCCACAAGTGTGGCGCCAAGATGGCCG ACCAGGAGCAGCTGTACAGCATCCCCTCGCTGGAGGAGCTAG GGTTCCGGACTGAAGGTCTCCCTCCAGCGGTGTGGCGAGGAGGAGAGTCCGAAGCCTTGGAGAGGctccacaaacatctggatAAGAAG GTGTGGGTGGCCAACCTGGAGCACAGCCGGGTCAGCACCTGCTCCCTGTACGCCAGTCCGGCGGGCCTGAGCCCGTACCTGCGCTTCGGCTGCCTGTCCTGCCGGGTCCTGTACTACAACCTGAGGGAGCTCTACGTGAAG CTGCGTAAAGGCTGCAGCCCGCCGCCGTCGCTCTTTGGGCAGCTGCTGTGGAGGGAGTTCTTCTACACGGCCGCCACCAACAACCCCAACTTCGACCGCATGGAGGGGAACCccatctgtgtgcag ATCCCCTGGGACCAGAACCCGGAGGCTTTGGCCAAGTGGGCCGAGGGCCACACGGGCTTCCCCTGGATCGACGCCATCATGACCCAGCTGAGACAGGAGGGCTGGATCCACCACCAGGCCCGCCGGGCCGTGGCCTGTTTCCTGACCCGGGGAGACCTGTGGATCAGCTGGGAGTGCGGCATGAAG GTGTTcgaggagctcctgctggacgCCGACTGGAGCGTGAACGCCGGCAGCTGGATGTGGCTCTCCTGCAGCGCCTTCTTCCAGCAGTTCTTCAAGTGCTACTGTCCCGTTGGGTTCGGGAGGAGAACCGACCCGTCGGGAGACTACATCAG GCCGCTACATCCCCATCCTGAGGATTACCCAAACCGGTACATCTACGAGCCCTGGAACGCCCCGGAGGCGGTCCAGAAGGCGGCCAACTGCGTGGTGGGCGTGGACTACCCCCGACCCATGATCAACCACGCCGAGGGCAGCAGACTCAACATCGAGAGGATGAAGCAGGTCTACCAGCAGCTGTCCCACTACAGGGGCCTCA GCCTGCTCGCATCGGTACCGACGatccaggaggaggcggagccaccgATGACGGACGAGTTCCAGAACAGCAGCGGTCCTG ACTCTCCTCCCAGACCCGCGCACGGCGCCGCGCTCCCCGATTCCTCCACCGTCTGCGTGTCCTCTTCCTGCGTCCCTCATTCGGTCCTGGGGGACACGACCCCGACCCGGTCCTCGTTGACCCAGAGTCTGTCGGCCAGATCAAAAGCCGGCGTCTCTGTCCTCAGGTCCGTCCACCGTCCCGGTCTCCTCCGCCACCCAGACCTCGTCTCTGGGACACCGGAGGAAAGGCCTCGGCCGCAAGGTCCGCCGCCACCACCGAGCCCGGGGCCGGCCCGGCGCCACCAGGgacggagacaggaagtcagggagggaggagaggatggaggaagacGCCGAGCAGGAAGAAGATCGGATGGAGGCCGAGGCGGCGGCCAACAAGTAGAG gacacaggtggaacCTTCAGATACGCACGTGAAGATCGAGGGAGGCGGGTCCGGACAGGCCTTCTGGATCAGGACAAGGATCCCTGTGCTGGTGTCTCTTCGTAG
- the LOC101061599 gene encoding C-Jun-amino-terminal kinase-interacting protein 1-like: MDKHRPKRPTSLDLFPRRQTQTGSQDSINNNSLGKKDSWKASPQITGDGKPPAKAEDKVRHVTRRPAPKPPANGANGRTGASDARVRTREKQPPPATNPPSSGTARTQRRAGAGGAAPARGGGRGGTAAREGDVRRKDGAAGREDRKGGRLCEEFKTRDKDRSGHSRLREANGPKSRGADGKGGAKGAHRGGGQRANNPACSQEVYLTAMVVPRTPVAPRNQDKTQTQGQNHDRPPDSVPALSRSSSEGGSNRMSLGSDTEGPPPGPPQPGGPHPLNPDITEEEGEGDPTPCAVFQTGPSRRPLEDGETQMDSTKSEVDAGGGGGAEVVEGSGAGWGVEAGQGGATSQSAAGLCYDAVKYTLVVDEHARLELVSLKDCFHGYPNKHNEDSDTETVYQSANEEEDPEYEEERRREEEVKRRREEEVKRRREEEVKRRREEEVKRRREVVARVCKQPKMTSTSTSTSASEDDESRGGRAYRSRKFLNLFAKGSGQYSAAGAGSFGLFSCVLDGAERQQSHRAVYRFVPRHEDELYLEIDDPVLIMDQSEDLWCHGYNMRSGSTGIFPAFYTVEVTQEPNPALKEGWTEQFLVRFLGSVQVPVHKGNSVLCAAMQKVVGNRQLSSQPPSACVLEVSVRGVKISVQDRCHSAHRGDQCFHFFHLKNISFCGCHPKHSKYFGFITKHPEQQRFACHVMVSETTLSPLAESVGRAFQQYYREHVGVFCPTEDIFIE; this comes from the exons ATGGACAAACACCGACCCAAGAGGCCCACCAGCCTGGACCTGTTCCCACGGCGACAGACTCAGACTGGCTCACAG GACTCCATCAACAACAACTCTTTAGGCAAGAAGGACAGCTGGAAGGCGTCGCCACAGATCACAG GTGACGGGAAACCGCCGGCCAAGGCCGAAGACAAAGTCCGACATGTGACGCGGCGCCCGGCCCCCAAACCGCCCGCCAATGGCGCCAACGGCAGAACCGGCGCCTCAGACGCACGTGTGCGGACACGGGAGAAACAGCCGCCGCCGGCCACGAACCCTCCGTCCTCCGGCACAGCCAGGACCCAAAGGAGAGCCGGAGCAGGAGGAGCCGCCCCGgcaagagggggggggagaggagggacgGCGGCGAGGGAGGGGGACGTGAGACGGAAGGACGGGGCGGCAggaagggaggacagaaaaggaggaCGACTGTGCGAGGAGTTCAAGACCAGGGACAAAGACAGGAGTGGACATTCAAGGCTGAGGGAAGCCAACGGACCCAAGAGCCGCGGAGCCGACGGGAAAGGGGGCGCTAAAGGGGCccacagagggggggggcagagggcaAATAACCCGGCCTGCAGCCAGGAGGTCTACCTGACCGCCATGGTGGTCCCGCGCACCCCCGTAGCACCCAGGAACCAGGACAAGACCCAAACCCAAG GTCAGAACCACGACAGGCCCCCGGACAGTGTGCCAGCGCTCTCCAGGTCCAGCAGCGAAGGAGGGTCCAACAGGATGTCCCTGGGCTCAGACACAGAAGGGCCCCCACCAGGGCCCCCGCAGCCAGGCGGGCCCCACCCCCTGAACCCCGACATCACAGAAGAGGAGGGCGAGGGCGACCCCACACCCTGCGCCGTCTTCCAGACGGGTCCAAGCCGCCGTCCCCTGGAGGACGGAGAGACGCAGATGGACTCTACCAAGTCAGAGGTGGacgcagggggggggggcggcgctgaggtggtggagggctCCGGCGccgggtggggggtggaggccGGGCAGGGGGGGGCCACCAGCCAGTCGGCAGCAGGGCTGTGCTACGATGCCGTCAAGTACACCCTGGTGGTGGACGAGCACGCCCGGCTGGAGCTGGTCAGCCTCAAGgactgtttccatggttaccccAACAAGCACAACGAGGACAGCGACACGGAGACGGTTTATCAGTCGgccaacgaggaggaggacccggagtacgaggaggagaggaggagggaggaggaggtgaagaggaggagggaggaggaggtgaagaggaggagggaggaggaggtgaagaggaggagggaggaggaggtgaagaggaggagggaggtggtggcCCGGGTCTGCAAACAGCCCAAGATGACCTCAACCTCCACCTCAACCTCGGCCTCGGAGGACGACGagtccagaggagggagagcgtACCGGAGCAGGAAGTTCCTCAATCTGTTCGCCAAAGGGAGCGGCCAGTACAGCGCCGCGG GAGCCGGTTCCTTTGGCTTGTTCTCCTGCGTGCTGGATGGAGCCGAGCGGCAGCAGAGCCACCGGGCCGTCTACAG GTTTGTCCCTCGACACGAGGACGAGCTGTACCTGGAGATAGACGACCCGGTGCTGATCATGGACCAGTCGGAGGACCTGTGGTGCCACGGCTACAACATGAGGAGCGGCTCCACCGGCATCTTCCCGGCCTTCTACACGGTGGAGGTGACCCAGGAGCCGAACCCAG CCCTGAAAGAAGGTTGGACAGAACAGTTCCTGGTGCGGTTCCTGGGCTCGGTCCAGGTCCCCGTCCACAAAGGCAACAGTGTGCTTTGTGCCGCCATGCAGAAG GTGGTCGGGAACCGGCAGCTGTCCAGCCAGCCCCCCTCCGCCTGCGTGCTGGAGGTCAGCGTGAGGGGCGTGAAGATCAGCGTGCAGGACCGGTGCCACTCGGCTCACAGG ggcGACCAGTGCTTCCACTTCTTTCACCTGAAGAACATCTCGTTCTGCGGCTGCCACCCGAAACACAGCAA GTACTTTGGGTTCATCACCAAGCATCCCGAGCAGCAGCGCTTCGCCTGCCACGTGATGGTGTCGGAGACGACGCTGAGTCCCCTGGCGGAGTCTGTCGG GAGGGCGTTCCAGCAGTATTACAGAGAACACGTGGGCGTCTTCTGTCCCACGGAGGACATCTTTATCGAGTGA
- the LOC101061148 gene encoding thyrotropin-releasing hormone receptor-like isoform X3 has protein sequence MSFNESSRNETPANVSLSPSSSVSQSLEYKTVSVFLVLLVCGVGIVGNVMVVLVVLTTRHMRTPTNCYLVSLAVADLTVLVAAGLPNVSDSLTGTWIFGHAGCLGITYLQYLGINVSSCSITAFTVERYIAICHPIRAQAVCTVSRAKRILAGLWSCTCLYCMLWLFLVDIQAGLLQCGYRVKRELYLPIYLFDFTIFYVLPLLLAIVLYALIARILYLSPLPSHPDTSTSTMGRSRRDAREGGRAGRGPSSRRQVTKMLAVVVVLFALLWMPYRTLVLINSFLPAPYLDAWVLLFCRTCIYANSAINPLIYNLMSQKFRSAFRQLYRCRRTEGLLRTLSVVQPAVSAAPEATAKPRGQIQGTGADLSPGEDGRTHREVGQREDRPSQKTPVASSPTV, from the exons ATGTCCTTCAACGAGAGCTCCAGAAACGAGACTCCGGCCAACGTCTCTCTGAGTCCCAGCAGCTCCGTGTCCCAGTCTCTGGAGTACAAGACGGtgtcagtgttcctggtcctgctggtctgtGGTGTGGGCATAGTGGGCAACGTCATGGTGGTCCTCGTTGTCCTCACCACCCGCCACATGAGGACACCCACAAACTGTTACTTGGTCAGTCTGGCCGTAGCGGACCTGACGGTGCTGGTGGCGGCGGGGCTACCAAACGTGTCGGACAGCCTGACGGGAACATGGATCTTTGGACACGCTGGATGTCTGGGGATCACCTACCTGCAGTACCTGGGCATCaacgtctcctcctgctccatcacggCCTTCACAGTGGAGAG GTACATCGCCATCTGCCACCCCATCAGGGCTCAGGCCGTGTGCACGGTGTCGCGGGCCAAGCGAATCCTTGCTGGGCTCTGGAGCTGCACCTGCCTCTACTGCATGCTGTGGTTGTTCCTGGTGGACATCCAG GCTGGACTCCTGCAGTGTGGCTACAGGGTGAAGCGGGAGCTCTACCTGCCCATCTACCTCTTTGACTTCACCATCTTCTACGTCCTCCCGCTGCTGCTCGCCATCGTGCTCTACGCTCTGATCGCCAGGATCCTCTACCTCAG CCCCCTGCCCAGCCACCCCGACACCAGCACCTCCACGATGGGGCGGAGCCGCCGGGACgccagagagggggggagggcgGGTCGTGGACCgtcctccaggagacag GTGACGAAGATgctggcggtggtggtggtcctCTTCGCCCTGCTGTGGATGCCCTACCGCACGCTGGTGCTGATCAACTCCTTCCTGCCGGCGCCCTACCTGGACGCCTGGGTGCTGCTCTTCTGCCGCACCTGCATCTACGCCAACAGCGCCATCAACCCGCTCATCTACAACCTCATGTCTCAGAAGTTCCGCTCGGCCTTTCGGCAGCTCTACCGCTGCAGGCGCACGGAGGGGCTGCTGAGGACGCTGTCGGTGGTCCAGCCCGCCGTCAGTGCTGCTCCCGAGGCAACAGCGAAGCCGAGGGGGCAGATTCAGGGCACCGGGGCAGATCTGAGTCCAGGGGAGGACGGTAGAACCCATCGGGAGGTGGGACAACGTGAGGACCGTCCGTCTCAGAAGACCCCCGTAGCTTCTTCGCCCACAGTTTAG
- the LOC101061148 gene encoding thyrotropin-releasing hormone receptor-like isoform X1 yields MSFNESSRNETPANVSLSPSSSVSQSLEYKTVSVFLVLLVCGVGIVGNVMVVLVVLTTRHMRTPTNCYLVSLAVADLTVLVAAGLPNVSDSLTGTWIFGHAGCLGITYLQYLGINVSSCSITAFTVERYIAICHPIRAQAVCTVSRAKRILAGLWSCTCLYCMLWLFLVDIQSHLCSQVSQAGLLQCGYRVKRELYLPIYLFDFTIFYVLPLLLAIVLYALIARILYLSPLPSHPDTSTSTMGRSRRDAREGGRAGRGPSSRRQVTKMLAVVVVLFALLWMPYRTLVLINSFLPAPYLDAWVLLFCRTCIYANSAINPLIYNLMSQKFRSAFRQLYRCRRTEGLLRTLSVVQPAVSAAPEATAKPRGQIQGTGADLSPGEDGRTHREVGQREDRPSQKTPVASSPTV; encoded by the exons ATGTCCTTCAACGAGAGCTCCAGAAACGAGACTCCGGCCAACGTCTCTCTGAGTCCCAGCAGCTCCGTGTCCCAGTCTCTGGAGTACAAGACGGtgtcagtgttcctggtcctgctggtctgtGGTGTGGGCATAGTGGGCAACGTCATGGTGGTCCTCGTTGTCCTCACCACCCGCCACATGAGGACACCCACAAACTGTTACTTGGTCAGTCTGGCCGTAGCGGACCTGACGGTGCTGGTGGCGGCGGGGCTACCAAACGTGTCGGACAGCCTGACGGGAACATGGATCTTTGGACACGCTGGATGTCTGGGGATCACCTACCTGCAGTACCTGGGCATCaacgtctcctcctgctccatcacggCCTTCACAGTGGAGAG GTACATCGCCATCTGCCACCCCATCAGGGCTCAGGCCGTGTGCACGGTGTCGCGGGCCAAGCGAATCCTTGCTGGGCTCTGGAGCTGCACCTGCCTCTACTGCATGCTGTGGTTGTTCCTGGTGGACATCCAG AGTCACCTGTGTTCTCAGGTGAGCCAGGCTGGACTCCTGCAGTGTGGCTACAGGGTGAAGCGGGAGCTCTACCTGCCCATCTACCTCTTTGACTTCACCATCTTCTACGTCCTCCCGCTGCTGCTCGCCATCGTGCTCTACGCTCTGATCGCCAGGATCCTCTACCTCAG CCCCCTGCCCAGCCACCCCGACACCAGCACCTCCACGATGGGGCGGAGCCGCCGGGACgccagagagggggggagggcgGGTCGTGGACCgtcctccaggagacag GTGACGAAGATgctggcggtggtggtggtcctCTTCGCCCTGCTGTGGATGCCCTACCGCACGCTGGTGCTGATCAACTCCTTCCTGCCGGCGCCCTACCTGGACGCCTGGGTGCTGCTCTTCTGCCGCACCTGCATCTACGCCAACAGCGCCATCAACCCGCTCATCTACAACCTCATGTCTCAGAAGTTCCGCTCGGCCTTTCGGCAGCTCTACCGCTGCAGGCGCACGGAGGGGCTGCTGAGGACGCTGTCGGTGGTCCAGCCCGCCGTCAGTGCTGCTCCCGAGGCAACAGCGAAGCCGAGGGGGCAGATTCAGGGCACCGGGGCAGATCTGAGTCCAGGGGAGGACGGTAGAACCCATCGGGAGGTGGGACAACGTGAGGACCGTCCGTCTCAGAAGACCCCCGTAGCTTCTTCGCCCACAGTTTAG